The genomic interval tatcaatgttattgcattcaaacttggaacatttacttactatcatgagaggactgggcaggcaaagttagataactctggcgtgcaatttgacagaactatgtgccctttttatacttagaaaattgaaaatttggttaagttttgtgtttaggtccactttattcctaaagtatcaaagctattgctttcatacttgcaacacttattaactatcataaggggactgtgcaggcaaagttatgtaactctgactggcatttggacggaattatgggccctttatactgaaaatttggttaagttttgtttgtgttttggtccactttacccctaaagtatcatagatattgctttcatacttggaacactcgcaaactatcataagggtacagtaaaaggacaagttgcataactctggttgtcatttttacggaataatggcccttttttgacttagtaactttgaatatatggttaaattttgtgttttgatcaactttacttcttaactatcaaggctattgctttcaaacttcaaatactttcatgagctatcatgaggttactgtacctggcaagttgaattttaccttgacctttgaatgaccttgactctcaaggtcaaattattaaattttgctaaaattgccataacttctttatttatgattagatttgattgatactttgacaaaactactcttacctgacataccacaatagactccacccaaaccatcccctggccttccccctccaccccccccgaatccccccctattttttttctttttttttaagatcacttaacaaatgaccaccacaccctcacactatacaccccaccccacccacccccaaaaaaaaatatgtttttttttaaacggttaaaaacacaaatatttatttttattattttatgtttgaaataccgtcgcACACAAGAATCCCaacccaccccccctcccccacccgaatcccccccctaattttttcttttttaagatcatctcacaaatgaccaccacaccctcacactatacccccacccccaccccaccccccaaatttcattttattttgaaacggttaaaatacacagatatttatttttattattttatgtttaaaaataccgtccaaccatcgcacccaagaatccccccccccctgattgtttttttccccatttttttcgcattttggaaaataatgtaataaatgtccacacccccacactatacacccctcttcactccacccctgatttaaaatgagagtcccttcacctttaaaaagaaaatagatgagcagtctgcacccgcaaggcggtgctcttgttttattatgcctTAGTTTTTTAGTCATTGTAACTCCGATTTTTTGCATTTAGACCTCTGTAGTATTAATTAAGACTCAGAATGCATTATTAATTGTGAATAAGATAAAATTAGTATTAAACTTGACTCAATTTTAAAGAACTATTAATTGCGACTCCGATTGAAAAAAGTAATTGTGATTCCAATTTGAGCAGAATTTTTGTGACTCTGATTAAAGCAGTATTAATTTGACTCAGATTTAATGTGACTCAGATTTAAGCAGTATCCATTGTGACTCAGATTTGAGCAGTATTCATTGTGACTCAGATTTGAGCAGTATTCATTGTGACTCAGATTTAAGCAGTATTCATTGTGACTCAGATTTGAGCAGTGTTCATTGTGACTCAGATTTAAGCAGTATTCATTGTGACTCAGATTTAAGCAGTATTCATTGTGACTCAGATTTGAGCAGTAATAATGTGACTCAGATTTAAGCAGTATTCATTATGACTTAGATTTAAGCAGTAGTCATTGGGACACAGATTTAAGCAGTATTCAATGGGACTCAGATTTAGCAGTATTCATTGGGACACAGATTTAAGCAGTATTCATTCGGACTCATGTTGAAGGAGTATCCATTGTGACTCAAATTGAAGCAGTATTTATTGGGACTCAGATGAAAGTAGTATTCATTGGGACTCAGATGAAAGTAGTATTCATTGGGACTCGGATGAAAGTAGTATTCATTGGGACTCGGATGAAAGAAGTATTCATTGGGACTCGGATGAAAGTAGTATTCATTGGGACTCGGATGAAAGTAGTATTCTTTGGGACTCAGATTAAAGCAGTATTCATTGGGACTCGGATTAAAGCAGTATTTATTGGGACTCTGATTAAAGCAGTATTTATTGGGACTCTGATTAAAGCAGTATTTATTGGGACTCAGATTAAAGTAGTATTCATTGCGACTCAGATTAAAGTAGTATTCATTGCGACTCAGTTAAAGTAGTATTCATTTGGGACTTAGATTAATGTAGTATGCATTGGGACTCAGGTTAAAGTAGTATTAATTGGGACTCTGAAGTAGTATTAATTGGGACTCAGATTAAAGTAGTATATTTGGACAGATTTAAGCAGTAATAATGGGACTCAGATTGAAGTAGTATTTATTGGGACTGAGATTAAAGCAGTATTTATTGGAACTGAGATTAAAGTAGTATTCATTTGGACTCAGATAAAAGTAGTATTTATGGAGGGTCAGATTAAAAGTGAGTTAGTTTGAAAGCAGCCTTCAAAGTTGCCCAGACTATCCATTGCATAGCAGTTTTTGAAGCGCTATTCAGTGTTAATCAGTGTTTAAAAGCGGTATTAAATGTGAATCAGTGTTTTAAATCGGTATTCAATGTGAATCAGTGTTTAAAAGTCGTATTCAATAAGCGGTATTCAATGTGACCTGGTTTTAAAGCCGTATTCAATAAGAGGTATTCAATGTGACCTGGTTTTAAAGCAGTATTCatagtgacccagtttttgaacCAGTATTCATTGTGACTCAGATTTTGAACCAGTATTCATTGTGACTCAGTTTTTGAACCAGTATTCATTGTGACTCAGTTTTTGAACCAGTATTCATTGTGACTCAGTTTTTGAACCAGTATTCATTGTGACTCAGTTTTTGAACCAGTATTCATTGTGACTAAGTTTTTGAAGCAGTATCAAGCGTGACTCAGTTTTAAAGCCGTATTCAGTGGGACTCAGTTTTAAAGCAGTATTCAGTGGGACTCAGTTTTTGAAGCAGTATTCAGTGGGACGCAGTTTTTGAAGCAGTATTCAGTGGGACGCAGTTTTTGACAACAGTATTTAGTGGGACTCAGTTAAAGAGACGTATTTGTATGGTTTTAAAGCAGTATTCATTCTATAGCAGTATTCATTTGGTTTCAGTTCTATGACAGTATTAACTAGAACTCAGTCTTAATTGGGACTTGGTTGTATGACACTATTCTCAACAATTTAGTTTATagcatgatcctaggcataagcgttcttgagttatcatccggaaaccattaaactatttcgggtgaccttgacctttgacctagtgacctgaaaatcaataggggtaatctgcgagtcataatcaatgtacctatgaagtttcatgatcctaggcgtaagcgttcttgagttatcatccggaaaccattaaactatttcgggtcaccgtgaccttgaccttttagtgacctcaaaatcaataggggtcatctgcgagtcatgatctatctacctatgaagtttcatgatcctaggcctaagggttcttgagttatcatccagaaaccacctggtggaccgaccgacagactgacagaccgacagaccgacatgtgcaaagcaatataccccctcttcttcgaaggggggcataataattaaaagGCTTCAGGGATAGAACAGTTTCAAGCTGAACTATTgatataaatacagtttgtgtgtgcccctttatattaaGAAGATTGTCAGTGCCAGagtgtttgtacttaaaggctatattCTAACATTTAGTAATTCCTACCATATTGCATTAGGCGCACAGCCACATCTGCAGATCGCAGAAGTAGTGTTGTTCCCTATTTTGATATTggttttgacaaaaatattttcaattgttgTTGAAACATAAACAGATAAAAGTATTAAGCTTTAAACAAGCAATCGTTTTAGTAATGGAATACTGGTagttacgctcgattggtcattgtcggctcgggtactacttacatgtaccccgggtactattaagtatacttacatgtaccccgggtacggtaaatatactaaaacgtacccgggaaatttttacgctaaatcggttgttgtcggctattttaaaaaaaattaactatatacacatgcatgtcaattttctgtaaaatggcctctatattatcgaaactcttactcacaaagcatgttgacgcagtttgttttttttaaagagaagtttgtttaagataatcggtagtgcgttttacgacatcagattttaggcgggaatacaacttgggtacagtctaatatcgaccgggtacaattaagtatatttaccgtacccgggtacATTAAGTATACTTaacggggtacatgttagtagtacccgagccgacaatgaccaatcgagcggtAGTTACCTCACTTAAATGCGTTACTTTGCATCCCGCAAGGTATCATGGTCAGTGTGCAGTCAGTaagaaaataaacactattgcgtTAACAAGGtgaatttgaatttaatttgacCAGATATATTAAATGGAGATATTTGGGGATATTATTAcaatatgtcaataatagattcttaatttgttttcaacaatGAAAAGtaccattttttattaattaagtaaGAGTTATTCCACTAATTTATTAAGCATGGAAGCGATGTTCATCATACtattaataatcaaataaaaataccatgtCCGGCTAACCACTACAAACATTTCAAATATGTATGGATGAATTGGAATAAAGGTGCCGGTGGacttatatgttttcatttctttGGTTTAGCTCTGCTCAATTGCTATGATAgagtaaaaatataatttttgtattaacaaacaatcagataaaaatgtttttcatataatAACTGTATTTTAGCTACTTAGCAATCAGGTTAAACATGCAATTATTTTATACATGGGGTTGAAAACATTCTATGATCTACTATTCCTGCAGAAAAGTACATGGATTCTTAACCAGGAAAacatcatgtttgtgttttaTAATGAACTGTACTCAATATAAATTACTTGGAAACTCAGTTTGCAATTAACTGCATTATTGGCAGAGATATTATCCATGTTAATTTCGTTTCTTGCATTTAAATACAGCAAAATAACTTACACATATTCCTTCTGTTTTAACAAATGTCCAGCTTCTGCCGATTGGAAAACCAGTTAATTGCATATTTCATGTATACAAGCAAGTGGGATAGAGTAAGCATTgcatttgtctgtctgtttgtacaTATGTTACAAAGCTTTTCTACTCCAACTCATTTTTGATTATTTAGTTCCAGACATggacactttgattttaaataatcagAAATCGTTTCTAAAGGACATTTTACAGACCAACTTCATTGAAAATTGGAATTGGATTAGATTTTGATTTGGTTATCATAAATTATACAGGTGAACatttattaacacattttctttaaaataggACAGAACATGTTATTTTGACCAATTTTGCAGACCAAAACGCATGGCCAACAGTGAATGGAGCAGTTTCCCTTTGCTATTTTGAAACATACtagattaattttgtttaataattatgaaacttcataagaaCATTAGAAAAACATAGCCCTTCGtcttaaaatacatataaagGCGTGTGCAGCTCTTTGAACTGTGCTTACAAAATGATTATTTCCAAATGCTAAAGCAAgtttcaaatattttgttatgagtgattgttatttatttaaaataacataaaagtttCTTTATTCAGAAAATTTAATTACACATTCTGATTGTACTCTTAGTTCATATGTAGTTGAGGATTAACTGTATGTGAAAGCTATGTGTATTGCCATGTGAAACCTTGTGAAGTCACACTTTTTGCACAATTGCATAACAAATGTTCAGAGTTCAACAaatgtattagttaaaaaaaaatgtcatccATTCCATTGAAAACCATAGTTGCCTGTGGGACATGGGAAAGGGCATTCATAATTTTGTCTCAGTTATTAACTTGCAGTTTTCCTTGTTTTCCAAGGCAGAAACCTTGTTTAAAAAGAATAGGTCGCAGTTTTCTTGTTGTTCAGATCCATTCCTTTCTTGAGGACTCGATTAATTGCCTACAGGCCTTTGGAAATTCTTCTTATTTACATCTGTTGTTATATGTTGAAAGTTTAGTCCCTTGCATTAAGCTTGATATAGATGTCACATTTGAGTGTATAGGCATGCACTATGCATGTCCCATTTTAAAGGTCTGGGTCACATTAAGAGGGCAaaagttaaataaagttaaaatatacCTTGTCATGCACTGCATCCCTAGCCAAATGTTCAAGGTCCATGCTAAAATATATCATAGCTTATCATTCATTTAATAAAAGCCTCAAATGTTTATCATTTGATAATGACATGTAATATACCAGGCCTGTGTCCTCAAAGgtctcaaaggtcaaagtcatgctttaatgctaaacatttggGCACGATAAAGCTTTTGCTATATCATTCAAACAGCAATTTTTAAAAATTCTGTTGCGTGTTCACCCTTTTGAGAAATATGTTGCATATGTAAAACTCAGAGGTGACACATCTTTTAGTGAGTAAAGGGGCTTTTACAACATCGGGCTATACACAGTGCTTGCAGCCATCTCAGAGATATTAACTAACTAACATTCTGATCAGAGTTGTATTATATGCTGAGTGTAGCTAAAGACTACTGTGCTTATCCGCACAGTTTGCTTATAAGATCATGGTTGCACAGGTTTATctagagctacactggctgcatatggcataagacctagTTTTGCATGTCACTACCCATTTGTTCTTCAAGAACTTTATGTATAAAGAAGATAGCATCTAGGGGTAACCATTTCAGGGACCAATTACTCAATGGTTCATGCTAATTTACATTGCTGCGAATGATGTTTATTTACAGAATAGATAAGCAGActtttaaatttcattgaagataaatttttatgtttacatttttcaggTCGTTGGGCTGTGAGGCAGACCCTGGTGAGAGGCATGTGAGAAGGAGCAAGACCATTTTGTCCCTACTCCCCAAACCTCTCCCTAGGGACACGCCCGACAACCCCGCAGTGTCGCTCTTCAATGAAGAGATGGAGAAGGACCCTGGGGTCTCCAGTAATGTCCAAATTAATCAGGCGGAGGTATTGAGTGGCGGAAATAGTAAACCTGAGATCCAGGGTGCTAAATTCAAACCCATCAAACCTCTGCGCAAAAAGCTGAAAATTGAAAAAGCCATGAAATTAGTGACTAAGACTCCAAAACTACTAACGGCTCAACAGGTCCTTAAAATAGTATGTCAGCCTTTAGGCCGAAAGGAACATGTATCAACAAAACCAATTAATAATCATGTGTCTACTGATACTAATCATCCAAAATCAGATGACATTGGGGCGCCAAAACATGAGGTAAAATCACAAGACTTTAGGTCACTACAAAGCTTATGGGAATCTAGGGCAAAATCTCAATTGGAAAATGACGTATGTGGTGCGGAACTTATGGTTAACAACAAGTGTTCTGTTCCAATAAACATATTGGAAGGGTCTGTTACAGAAAAAACACACCAGAAAAAGGCTCCAAACTTGTCAGaccttgcagaagatgtgaaatgTGTTGACAGTATTGCAGACAAAATTCTCTCAAAAATAATGATAGGGTCTGTAACAGACAAAAAACACAAGAAAGGGGCTCAAAAATCTGCAGaccttgcagaagatgtgaaatgTGTTGACAGTATTGCTGACTCTAAAGACAAAGTTCTCTCAGAAATTGACGTTCTTTCACTTAGACATAAAGAGAAGATTCAGACCTTTTCTGGGAAGTCTGTGAAGGAAATGACATTGTTGTACACAAAAATGATAGAAAAAGCAAGTGGCAAGGTGGACAATCTGTTTGCACCTAATAAGAAGAGCAATACCAGTACAGAAGATCTCAGTGTTAATAATCCTGTTGGATTAGACTCAAAACTTTTGCAAACAAGCCCATTGTCTGGAACACCTGCCAGCTCTTCGAGGAGAAAGTCTTCCAGCCTGTGCCAGGAGCTTGCTAATGATGAGATGTCACCAGGCGCTCTTACACCTGATAGCCCAGTTGTGGGATCTAAAAGAAAACGTCAAACTCCGCGGAGACTAATGTCAATGGATCCACAGATATACAGTCTTCTGATATCCCCCAATATCACCTCAGGTGAACTGAACAGGCTGACCCCTGTACAGGCATCCAAAATTAAGTCGCCTGAAGGGGAGGTCAACTCCTCTTCAGCAGACGATAGTGTTTGGGATGCTGCAGATGAAAGCAATACTGACTTTAATTTGTCCAATCTCAGTGCTGTTGAACCTGTGAGTCAGTATGCGGACAACCTAGAGATCAGTGGCATAAGTGTTCTGAAAACCAAGAGACAAACTGGAGCGCATCAGAGATTATCTGATATCAGTTTGCAGGAGACTCCAAGAGGACGTAAGTGTGGAAGGATTAGTTTGTTCGACCTTAGTCCCAAGGTTCTGTCTGATATTTGTAGCTCTACGCTGAATGAGCATAGTTTGTGTGAATCTGCTGTAAATGAAACATCTGTGATGAATTCCAAAGTCAAGTATGCTGTGAATGACATCATAAAGGGATATTTGGATGTAACTGACAAGTCAAGTATGTCAAGCCAAGTGTTGGAATATGAAAGCTGTGAGGAGAATGAGGCAAGGGTTTTTTCTCCAATTGACTCTCAGGAGGAATCCAAAGCTCAAGTTAAAGATTCTAAAGAGGACATGTGTTATAACAActgtgacattgacattgaaGCTCAAGTGATTGATAAAACTGACAATGACTATGACGAGCAAAATGAGTGCAATGAGACCAGTGATGATGGCAGAAAGGTTGATCTAATTCCAGAGCCTTACCAGGACCAACTTGCTTTGAGCCTCTTAAATATAAGTGACATTGAAGATGAAGAGGAATCAGAACTGAGTGAGATAAATGATGGCATGGAAAGTGGAATTGAAAACGAGAAGGGCAGTGAAAGACATGGTTACTTTCAAACTCAAGATTTGATGCAGCTTTCGTCAGAGACAGAGGTAAATACCAGCCAGTTTACTGAAACATATTGTGTATTAAATGCTGCACAGTCCCTGATACTGTTAGGCAGTGCATCTGTGTCTGTTACAGACTGTGTGACTGTCGCATGTTATCCCAGGTCTACCGCAGTGGAAACAATTCAGGTGCCTTTGACCGGGGAACCTGCTCAGACATTTGGCTGTATCACAGCAGGGAATGAGACCAACTATGCTGTGCAGTCAACCAATGTGATGTCTTTTGAAGGTATTTATGAACCTTTTGGATAACTGAAcgaaatgcatgtgtgtagagtctcatcccagattagcctgtgcagttttcacaAGCTAATATGGGGACAACActctgttttttttgtttaagttaggTCTCTTCTGAATAAAAATCTAGTGTATGTGGAAAGTGTTTAAAAGTCAAGATAAATCTATATGTTGTAGGAAATTTAATAGatcttgtttattattatcataattattattttaaataaaagaacacTATTCAATCATTTTACAATAACTAAGTAAATGTGAAAGGCATATAATAAAATACCAGTAAAAACAGCTCAatagtaatattttattttatatatttgagtttgaatgatttttattatattcctAGGTAGGCAAGATGAGTTTGACTCTAACAACTGCATTGATCTGTGCTGCCATGAAACACTGAGCCCTCCACTGAAAACAAAACCATGTGACCCCCAGCCAACAACTATATCATGTGACACCAAGCCAACAATGTCATTTGAGCCAATGTGGTCACCTGATCTGAGTTCCACAGGAAAATCTGCCGTTGTTGAGCCTGAAACTGGATCTTTCTGTGGTAACCGTTCAAACTTAAAGCGTCAAAAGCGCCTTAACTTTGACGAGGAGCTTCGAGAGGCTAACATCTACACTCCAAGTCAGAAGCTTGCGAAGGATGAACATTTTGACTTCTCTTATGTGAAATATAGTGATGACACTGTTGCAAGTCAATTCGACGTGTGTAATGATACATCATCCATTCACTTGGACTTTTCTGGTGTAATTGATAAAATTAGAGAACACACTGAACAGGTATCGAGTTATGATTGCTTGGTGGAGTTAAGTAAGGTCAGCGAGGGAAGTGATGATAGCGTGTCGGTAGATTGGAGTGAGTTGTCCAGTCTATCCAGTGAGGATGAAACCTTACAGGTGCAAACACAGTTCCCGAGTATATCCATAGATAGAAGTGAGTGTATGTATAACAGTGTGGCATCTACCAAGCCTCTGGATCTTAGCAAGAACAACTTTCCCCAGCCAAGCCAATCTGGTGGTAGCCAGTCTTTGGTAAATAAGATATCATCCAGCCAGCATTGTGGTAGTTATGGATTACATAGTCCAAGATTGTCAGCCTCTGGAAACTTTGCTAGCATATCTGTTAGCTATACAGCAACACAGTTTCAACAAAGTCAGGTTTACCATGAGAATAGTAATGATGGATATGTGACAAGTGGCAATGTTTATGAGAAAATTGGCCATGAACATTTGATGACTGGAAATGTGAATGGAATAAGTGGCTATAGCTATGGAAAAAGTAGTCATGCTACATGGATAACTCATGGACGTGAAATGTGTGAGAGACATCCAGACAAATATTCCCAGGAAGAACGCTATGGATGTTCTGGATCAACATCAGGACTGGGGAATGCCTTGCTAGGAAATACAAGCTCAGTGTATAAAAGTGGGGGAGACACTGCTGAAAGTCATGAGAGAAAATCAGAGTCAGCCATGAATGAGTCACGTATACAGGCGAAGCAGAAGAGAAGGGTGATTGATAAGCGCACTACTCTCGGGCAGGGGTGGCTGTGTGACCAGCTGGCCAATGTAAGACCATACGTCATTA from Dreissena polymorpha isolate Duluth1 chromosome 1, UMN_Dpol_1.0, whole genome shotgun sequence carries:
- the LOC127877321 gene encoding uncharacterized protein LOC127877321, translated to MSPGALTPDSPVVGSKRKRQTPRRLMSMDPQIYSLLISPNITSGELNRLTPVQASKIKSPEGEVNSSSADDSVWDAADESNTDFNLSNLSAVEPVSQYADNLEISGISVLKTKRQTGAHQRLSDISLQETPRGRKCGRISLFDLSPKVLSDICSSTLNEHSLCESAVNETSVMNSKVKYAVNDIIKGYLDVTDKSSMSSQVLEYESCEENEARVFSPIDSQEESKAQVKDSKEDMCYNNCDIDIEAQVIDKTDNDYDEQNECNETSDDGRKVDLIPEPYQDQLALSLLNISDIEDEEESELSEINDGMESGIENEKGSERHGYFQTQDLMQLSSETEVNTSQFTETYCVLNAAQSLILLGSASVSVTDCVTVACYPRSTAVETIQVPLTGEPAQTFGCITAGNETNYAVQSTNVMSFEGRQDEFDSNNCIDLCCHETLSPPLKTKPCDPQPTTISCDTKPTMSFEPMWSPDLSSTGKSAVVEPETGSFCGNRSNLKRQKRLNFDEELREANIYTPSQKLAKDEHFDFSYVKYSDDTVASQFDVCNDTSSIHLDFSGVIDKIREHTEQVSSYDCLVELSKVSEGSDDSVSVDWSELSSLSSEDETLQVQTQFPSISIDRSECMYNSVASTKPLDLSKNNFPQPSQSGGSQSLVNKISSSQHCGSYGLHSPRLSASGNFASISVSYTATQFQQSQVYHENSNDGYVTSGNVYEKIGHEHLMTGNVNGISGYSYGKSSHATWITHGREMCERHPDKYSQEERYGCSGSTSGLGNALLGNTSSVYKSGGDTAESHERKSESAMNESRIQAKQKRRVIDKRTTLGQGWLCDQLANVRPYVITGWLSTEYLMALVRQMDFNKDLFSNTLDQGGNIHDWVLENCNQTSPALLARDLVFRLFTLRELQQHTLNELSHRKRYQAMKMCVKRCFLDQVSGTMWKKCTEFIKASVDYLFQVNVPQVQNFLFSLHSSCMGDGM